From Thermothelomyces thermophilus ATCC 42464 chromosome 6, complete sequence, the proteins below share one genomic window:
- a CDS encoding glycoside hydrolase family 75 protein (CAZy_ID 267884), with protein MRNQVLLSALVGAAGVAARDVPSNVQSFYDSLKAKGACSNKLATGFYANDDGPNTFAYCGDHLSDYNVIYLKGSGSAFADMDIDCDGEQNGKGDDGRCGNSQDTQAITSFQDIVEGYKKGVKDLNAYVHPYVVFGNTGSKSGWKTFDPQKYGIKPLSVMAVVCNNKLIYGVWGDENGDDGDKPMVGEASISLATACFGTSMTGNNGHDETDVLYIAFPGDDAVPGADGANWGADSWQAFESSIEGLGNKLIQRIGGGDPGNGGGDDPGNGGDGFDDCEWPGHCEGASCSTDDDCSDPWACINGKCGTDPALL; from the exons ATGCGCAACCAGGTGCTCCTGTCCGCCCTCGTCGGCGCGGCCGGTGTCGCGGCCCGCGATGTCCCCTCCAACGTCCAGAGCTTCTATGACTCGCTCAAGGCTAAGGGCGCTTGCTCCAACAAGCTGGCCACGGGCTTCTACGCCAATGACGACGGCCCCAACA CCTTCGCCTACTGCGGTGACCACCTGTCCGACTACAACGTCATCTACCTCAAGGGCTCGGGCAGCGCATTCGCCGACATGGACATTGACTGCGACGGCGAGCAGAACGGCAAGGGCGACGACGGCCGGTGCGGCAACAGCCAAGACACCCAGGCCATCACCTCGTTCCAGGACATCGTCGAgggctacaagaagggcgtCAAGGACCTCAACGCCTACGTGCACCCGTACGTCGTCTTTGGCAACACGGGCTCCAAGAGCGGCTGGAAGACGTTCGACCCGCAGAAGTACGGCATCAAGCCCCTGTCGGTCATGGCCGTCGTCTGCAACAACAAGCTG ATCTACGGCGTCTGGGGCGACGAgaacggcgacgacggcgacaagCCCATGGTGGGCGAGGCGTCCATCTCGCTGGCCACGGCCTGCTTCGGCACCAGCATGACGGGCAACAACGGGCACGACGAGACCGACGTGCTCTACATTGCCTTCCCCGGCGACGACGCCGTGCCGGGCGCCGACGGCGCCAACTGGGGCGCCGACAGCTGGCAGGCCTTCGAGTCGTCCATCGAGGGGCTCGGCAACAAGCTCATCCAGCggatcggcggcggcgacccaggaaatggcggcggcgacgacccgGGCAATGGCGGCGACGGTTTCGACGACTGCGAGTGGCCCGGCCACTGCGAGGGGGCGAGCTGTTCGACCGACGACGACTGCTCGGACCCGTGGGCCTGCATCAATGGCAAATGCGGGACCGACCCAG CTCTACTGTGA